The Desertifilum tharense IPPAS B-1220 genome contains a region encoding:
- a CDS encoding beta-ketoacyl-ACP synthase has translation MEVVVTGIGLVSALGMLETSWRRLKAGESAITVRQPFPELSPRPLALVGAIPSYLTPLIEKAVGEAVVDAGLVTPLPEFSVVLGSSRSYQGEWEQLRNNPNLDSWLDTLPHMGAIVAARQIGATGAILAPMAACATGIWAIAQAALLIQTGQSQQVLAGAVEAPITPLTLAGFDRMGASAKTGCYPFDKAREGLVLGEGGAILVLESLASAQQRQARIYGKISGFGFSADGYHVSAPEVGSKSAIAAIQQCLDRSQLHPSDIDYIHAHGTSTPLNDRNEAQLIQSLFPQVPVSSTKGATGHTLGASGALGVAFSLMALQEQVLPPCVGLQETEFNLNLVKKADSHPLKHILCFSFGFGGQNAVLALTEGWK, from the coding sequence GTGGAAGTCGTCGTCACCGGGATTGGTTTAGTCTCAGCCTTGGGAATGCTAGAAACCAGTTGGCGGCGACTCAAAGCAGGCGAATCTGCCATTACTGTACGCCAACCCTTTCCCGAACTTTCCCCCCGTCCCCTGGCATTAGTGGGGGCGATTCCGAGTTATTTAACGCCCTTAATTGAAAAAGCGGTTGGGGAAGCCGTAGTCGATGCGGGGTTAGTGACGCCCTTACCCGAATTTTCTGTAGTTCTCGGTTCAAGTCGCAGCTATCAGGGCGAGTGGGAGCAATTGCGGAACAACCCCAATCTTGACTCCTGGTTAGATACCTTACCGCACATGGGCGCAATCGTCGCCGCAAGGCAAATCGGCGCAACTGGGGCGATTTTAGCACCGATGGCCGCCTGTGCAACCGGAATTTGGGCGATCGCGCAAGCAGCCTTGCTGATTCAAACCGGACAATCTCAACAAGTCCTCGCAGGGGCAGTAGAAGCCCCGATAACGCCCCTTACCCTAGCCGGATTCGATCGGATGGGTGCCAGTGCCAAAACAGGCTGCTATCCCTTCGACAAGGCGCGAGAAGGCCTAGTTTTAGGCGAGGGTGGAGCAATTTTAGTTTTAGAATCTTTAGCATCGGCTCAACAGCGCCAAGCCCGAATTTACGGTAAAATTTCCGGCTTTGGCTTCAGCGCCGATGGCTATCATGTCAGCGCCCCGGAAGTAGGGAGCAAAAGTGCGATCGCAGCCATTCAGCAATGTTTAGATCGCAGCCAGCTACACCCTTCAGATATTGATTACATCCACGCGCACGGAACTAGCACCCCCCTCAACGATCGCAACGAAGCCCAACTCATCCAATCTTTATTTCCCCAAGTTCCCGTCAGTTCCACCAAAGGCGCAACCGGACATACCCTAGGCGCATCAGGGGCGCTAGGCGTCGCATTTTCCCTAATGGCGCTACAAGAACAGGTGTTACCCCCCTGTGTGGGGTTGCAGGAAACAGAGTTCAATCTGAACCTGGTTAAAAAAGCTGATTCCCATCCCCTAAAACATATCCTGTGTTTCAGTTTCGGCTTTGGCGGACAAAATGCAGTTTTAGCGCTGACAGAGGGTTGGAAGTAA
- a CDS encoding LysR family transcriptional regulator, with protein sequence MKSIDLGAVDLNLLVAFESLYLHQSVTLAAQRIRIGQPAMSAALGRLRSLFNDELFVRVGREMKPTAKAVAIAPQVMSALDTIRGTLASLQTFDPASSQKTFTVATSDYFASMILPVLLGILRHQAPQVNLRLLPVEKESLVNSIENDTFDVAVGTFANLPPYILQQTLLSEQFAGIVRRGHPALEDGVISLENFVRFPHALFTLRRDEIGIVDRALAKQDLKRRIALTVPYWFALPSAIAASDLIVAIPSCMATHVTQHYCLQAFNIPLDLPSWPISMVWSTLNDQNPENLWLRQTIQHACQRIVEARNIKE encoded by the coding sequence ATGAAATCGATTGACCTTGGGGCAGTTGATCTGAATCTTCTCGTTGCCTTCGAGTCGTTGTATCTCCACCAAAGTGTTACCCTTGCTGCTCAACGTATCCGCATTGGGCAGCCTGCGATGAGTGCGGCGCTGGGGCGATTGCGATCGCTCTTTAACGATGAATTATTTGTGCGGGTGGGCCGAGAAATGAAGCCGACGGCCAAAGCAGTGGCGATCGCTCCACAGGTGATGTCGGCTCTAGATACGATCCGAGGCACATTAGCGAGCTTGCAAACCTTCGATCCTGCCTCTTCACAGAAAACATTCACCGTCGCCACGTCCGATTATTTTGCCAGTATGATTCTGCCCGTGTTACTAGGCATTCTTAGACATCAAGCTCCGCAGGTTAATCTGCGGTTGCTCCCGGTGGAAAAGGAATCGCTGGTCAATTCAATTGAAAATGATACATTTGATGTGGCTGTGGGTACGTTCGCGAATTTACCGCCCTATATTCTTCAACAAACGCTTCTCTCAGAGCAATTTGCGGGTATTGTTCGTAGGGGTCATCCGGCGCTGGAGGATGGGGTTATCAGTCTAGAGAATTTTGTCAGGTTTCCCCATGCGTTATTTACTTTACGGCGCGATGAGATCGGGATCGTCGATCGAGCCTTGGCAAAGCAGGACTTAAAACGACGCATCGCCCTCACGGTTCCCTACTGGTTTGCTTTACCTTCGGCGATCGCTGCTTCCGATCTAATCGTAGCGATTCCCTCTTGTATGGCAACACATGTTACTCAGCACTATTGTCTCCAGGCATTTAATATTCCACTTGATTTACCGTCTTGGCCAATATCAATGGTGTGGAGTACGCTCAACGACCAGAACCCTGAAAACCTGTGGCTAAGACAAACCATTCAGCACGCTTGTCAAAGAATTGTTGAAGCTCGAAATATTAAAGAATAA
- a CDS encoding SMP-30/gluconolactonase/LRE family protein encodes MQLPAIYADSPVALLPAQSVASFPVNTFLENLAILPSGDIYLTNHEVGEVIQLDPDGNLTTYAHLDGKVSGIAWIEPNQFLVNGWNVEGVPFVALLSDGEVQFLQTLPEAQFLNGIAPLSARYYLMADSYRGAIWSFDVTTKTVKLWLEHSLLARSDESSAFPAVNGLKRFGNRLYASNTQRMLLLQIPLDESLKPQEPQILVEGTNIDDFAFDSHGNLYGATHVYNSVIRIDRDRRTTIIAQAQQGVTGCTAVAFHNTDLYVVNNGGMFLPPTTGVEPAQVVRLAVGVSGAPLLMKD; translated from the coding sequence ATGCAATTACCTGCCATCTATGCGGACTCGCCTGTTGCTTTGCTGCCTGCCCAGTCCGTTGCATCGTTTCCGGTTAATACATTTCTGGAAAATTTGGCGATTCTTCCATCCGGTGATATCTATCTCACTAACCACGAAGTTGGAGAAGTCATCCAGCTAGATCCAGACGGTAATCTGACAACATACGCGCATCTGGATGGGAAAGTCAGCGGCATTGCCTGGATTGAGCCAAATCAGTTCCTTGTCAATGGCTGGAATGTCGAAGGCGTCCCCTTTGTCGCCCTACTCTCGGATGGCGAGGTGCAATTTCTCCAAACTTTACCAGAAGCTCAGTTTCTCAACGGCATCGCGCCATTGTCTGCTCGCTATTACCTCATGGCTGATTCCTATCGAGGTGCAATCTGGTCGTTTGATGTCACCACCAAAACTGTCAAACTTTGGTTAGAGCATTCCCTGCTCGCTCGTAGCGATGAGTCCAGCGCATTTCCCGCCGTCAACGGCTTAAAGCGATTTGGCAATCGTCTCTATGCGTCTAATACCCAACGGATGCTGCTATTGCAGATTCCGCTAGATGAGAGCCTCAAACCCCAAGAGCCGCAGATTTTGGTCGAAGGAACCAACATTGATGACTTTGCGTTTGATAGCCACGGCAATCTCTATGGAGCCACCCATGTTTACAATAGTGTAATTCGCATCGATCGCGATCGCCGCACCACTATCATTGCCCAGGCTCAACAGGGGGTAACGGGTTGCACGGCTGTCGCCTTTCACAACACTGATTTGTATGTGGTTAACAACGGCGGTATGTTCTTACCTCCAACAACGGGCGTGGAACCCGCACAAGTCGTGCGTTTAGCCGTTGGTGTAAGCGGCGCACCCTTGTTAATGAAGGACTGA
- a CDS encoding antibiotic biosynthesis monooxygenase, which translates to MHADPPVTVDVVQRVRRGNEQAFEALLEQIVSTASTFEGYLGSSVFRPNHNDDSEYRIVFKFDRLENLKRWEHSKVRQQFLTQARNLTVDAGTFSIITGLETWFTLPAKPGMLPPPRYKMVLVSSLAIFGIDRLLMFLPLGWLAQLPSVLRAY; encoded by the coding sequence ATGCACGCCGATCCTCCTGTGACAGTGGATGTGGTGCAGCGGGTTAGAAGGGGTAACGAGCAAGCATTTGAAGCACTCCTAGAGCAGATCGTCAGTACAGCCAGCACCTTTGAAGGTTATTTAGGCTCATCTGTGTTTCGCCCCAATCATAACGATGACAGCGAATACCGAATTGTCTTCAAGTTTGACCGTTTAGAAAATTTGAAGCGGTGGGAACATTCCAAAGTTCGCCAGCAGTTCCTGACTCAAGCTCGCAACCTCACAGTAGATGCTGGCACATTCTCAATTATTACGGGGTTGGAAACCTGGTTTACGCTGCCTGCAAAGCCGGGAATGTTGCCCCCACCCCGTTACAAAATGGTGCTGGTTTCTAGCCTTGCCATTTTTGGGATCGATCGGCTTTTGATGTTTCTGCCCCTAGGTTGGCTGGCACAGCTACCCTCTGTATTACGCGCCTACTGA
- a CDS encoding SDR family NAD(P)-dependent oxidoreductase produces the protein MTDLCVIVGMGEGNGMAIARRFAQEGFAIAMLARNEQKLKGYQATLQAEGITSHYFLADAGEEAALTTAFTSIQNQWGTPEVLIYNAAVPRMENILQTTYDTLVNDFRANVAGAIACIQAVLPAMQQQQRGTILLTGGGFSLYPQPDFVSLSIGKAGIRVLANTLHAALKDSPIKIGTVTICGTVNGDDPKYSSDRIAEEYWKLHSSENTDYEIVY, from the coding sequence ATGACTGACTTGTGCGTGATTGTGGGAATGGGCGAAGGTAATGGGATGGCGATCGCTCGTCGGTTTGCCCAAGAAGGATTTGCGATCGCTATGCTGGCTCGGAATGAGCAAAAACTGAAGGGCTACCAGGCTACGCTGCAAGCTGAGGGGATTACCTCTCACTACTTTTTGGCCGATGCTGGAGAGGAAGCCGCCCTCACGACAGCCTTCACCAGCATTCAAAATCAATGGGGAACGCCAGAAGTCCTCATCTACAATGCTGCTGTGCCTCGGATGGAAAATATCTTACAAACAACCTATGACACCCTTGTGAATGACTTTCGAGCTAATGTCGCGGGGGCAATAGCGTGTATTCAAGCCGTCTTACCCGCCATGCAGCAGCAACAGCGAGGCACGATTTTGCTAACTGGAGGTGGATTTTCTCTCTATCCCCAACCTGATTTTGTGTCGCTGTCCATTGGTAAAGCTGGGATTCGTGTCTTGGCGAACACGCTTCATGCGGCCCTCAAGGACTCACCCATTAAGATTGGAACAGTCACCATCTGCGGCACAGTGAATGGAGACGATCCCAAATACAGCAGCGATCGCATTGCCGAAGAATACTGGAAGCTTCATTCTTCTGAAAATACAGATTATGAGATTGTTTATTAG
- a CDS encoding type II restriction endonuclease: MNVYRNHLQSSDDLVTTYEATRAGFVALALEKNRRATPYVAEARALQEAASQAKIPSDLLSIQGIGMGLLTAAGLSDKSLAHLMPEDKIDAINGLIRNFLEPAGASFVEELVFRFLLTRGDTLGGSMRNAGGALAQRKLTRAILSTLIIAGQRYHWQHSKSKRWIAMTNDDTEIELSLRGLSWESELGRRTLIYNLNIPLVKSNVDLCLFNLAPEALPANKSSKIKPIEVEPYTIALGELKGGIDPAGADEHWKTAQAALNRIRQAFANAGHSPLTFFVGAAIEKRMAGEIWNQLESGMLSNAANLNEENQVASISRWLCSL, encoded by the coding sequence AGCAACTCGTGCAGGCTTTGTAGCACTTGCACTTGAGAAGAATCGACGGGCTACCCCTTATGTCGCGGAAGCGCGAGCACTCCAGGAAGCAGCAAGTCAAGCTAAAATCCCTAGTGATTTATTAAGCATTCAGGGTATCGGGATGGGATTATTAACTGCGGCAGGATTATCTGATAAGTCTCTTGCTCATTTGATGCCAGAGGATAAAATCGATGCAATCAATGGTCTAATTAGAAATTTTCTTGAGCCAGCAGGTGCAAGTTTCGTAGAAGAATTAGTTTTTAGATTTTTGTTGACTCGTGGTGATACCCTTGGTGGATCAATGCGTAATGCTGGTGGAGCTTTGGCACAAAGGAAACTAACTCGTGCAATTCTTTCAACACTTATAATTGCAGGTCAAAGATATCATTGGCAACATTCAAAGAGCAAGAGGTGGATAGCAATGACAAACGACGATACAGAAATTGAATTGTCTTTACGTGGACTTAGTTGGGAAAGTGAACTTGGTAGGCGTACACTGATTTATAACCTGAATATTCCATTAGTCAAAAGTAATGTAGACCTTTGTCTCTTTAATCTTGCGCCAGAAGCCTTACCAGCTAATAAATCAAGCAAAATTAAACCTATTGAAGTTGAGCCTTACACAATCGCATTGGGGGAACTTAAGGGCGGAATTGACCCAGCGGGCGCAGACGAACATTGGAAAACAGCACAAGCCGCACTCAATCGTATACGACAAGCATTCGCAAATGCTGGTCATTCACCACTTACATTCTTTGTAGGAGCAGCAATTGAGAAAAGGATGGCAGGTGAAATTTGGAATCAACTGGAAAGTGGAATGCTTAGTAATGCTGCAAACTTAAATGAGGAGAACCAAGTTGCATCTATTTCTCGTTGGCTATGCAGTTTGTAG